The following DNA comes from Azotosporobacter soli.
AAGAGGCGTCAAACGGTATTCGATCCGATAATTGCCGATACGATGCAGTGTGATAGAACCGTCCGCATCACTATGCACTGCGAATTGCACCGCTTTTTCGCCCGCTTCACGCGCCTCTTGCGCATCGGTATCCGAGACGCAACCTAAGAAAGAACGTTGCAGATAACCAAATGTATCGCCCCGCACACGAGAAATAGCCAGCCGTTTTTTTACCGCCTTGGCCAGCAAATCGCCAAGCGCTCCGGTTCCCGACAGCGTGACATTGCCATGTGCATCCCTTTCGGCGTCCTGCATTAATTGCAGAAGAATGGGTTGCCCTGCTTCATCGCGTATCCCTTCTGACACCGCCGCAACGCAATAACCATGCTCTTTATAGGCCGCTTCAACCTGATCCAAAAATTCTTCCATCGTGAACACATGTTCCGGCAGACAAATCAAATGCGGGCCATCGCCTGCGCAACGTTGTGCAGCCGCAGCCGCAGCCGTTAGAAATCCCGCATGGCGCCCCATAACGACGCCGATATAAACGCCAGGCATCGCCTGCATGTCCAGATTCATTCCGGCAAAAGCCTGCGCAACAAAGCGTGCTGCGGAACCAAAGCCCGGCGTATGGTCTGTAACCAGCAAATCATTGTCTATTGTCTTTGGAACGTGTATGGCGCGAAACTCATATCCGTCCGCCTGCGCCTGACGACTGAGAATACGAACCGTATCCGATGAATCATTGCCTCCAATATAAAAGAAATAACGGATATCATGCGCTTTCAGTACGCGATAGATTTTCCGACAATACTCTTCGTCCGGTTTGGCCCGCGTAGAGAACAATGCCGAAGAAGGAGTTGCAGCAACTTCGGCCAGATTATGACTGCTGACTTGGCTCAAATCAACCAATTCTTCGCGGATCAACCCTTCGACCCCATGCAGCGCCCCATATATGCCGGTGATTTGCGGCCAGCGACGGGCTTCTTCAATGATGCCGACTAAAGTTTGATTAATGACTGCCGTGGGTCCACCACCCTGAGCAACTAAAGCTCTCCCCATCATCGTGATTCTCATCCTTTCAGCTCATAATTATAGTACAACAAATATTATAATCCTCCATACTATTAAAAAAAAGCTTTTTTTCTTACTTCACTATAATTAGTAATCTTATCGTTCCGGCAGGAAAGAAGTTCGAGCTGTCGAAATTTTCAATATAGTTTACGTTTCATTTTCTAATGTGCTAAAGGAGGCTCCGACATGAAAACCGTTTTTTTAAAGCGCTGTTCGATTTTCTTGAGCTTCTTCTTTTTTTTCTTTCTCTACGCGACAGACAAAGTTTTTATGCAGCCAGCTTCATCACTTTCCGAAAGCTATATTAGTGAAACCCTTTCCAGTCGTGAAGGCTTGTCGCAAAATTGGATCACCTGCCTGCTAAAGGACCGACTCTCCGGCCTGATGTGGTTCGGCACGTTAGACGGACTTTATGTTTACGATGCCTACTCCTTTCATATTTATAAATATGATCGAATGACACAAACCTCTTTGCCGCGTGATGCCATTTTATCATTACACCAGGATCGAAACGGCACCATCTGGGTCGGGACATCCGGCGGCTTAGCCCGTTTCAACCGCATCACAGATAACTTTACCGTTTGGCGCCATGACCCTCTCGACCCCTCAAGCCTCAGCAACGATGCCATCAGCGTAATCTATGACGACACGCAGGGGAATCTTTGGTTCGGCAGCCAAGACGGTTTAAATCTCATGCAACCTTCGAGCAATCAATTCATTCGTTTTCTTCATGCTTCGGACAACTTAAGCACGCTTAGCAACAACCATATTACGACGATCTTTCAAGACAGTAGCGGGTTTCTCTGGATCGGCACAGAAGACGGTTTGAATCTTTTTCATCCCGATTCGAGCACTTTCGAACGTTACACGGCAGAATACAGCCGCCTTTTATCTGCAAGCGAGCGAAAAAAAGTTTACAGCGGTCTGCCGCAGCCTCATATAACCGCGTTGACAGAAGACCGTGCAGGTCGCCTTTGGCTTGGCACAAACAGAGGCTTAATCGAATACCAACGTGCCGCCAGGCTCTTTGTCCAGTATAATCAAGATTCCGAGCAGTCCGGCAACTTGTCGTCTGAGATGATTACCGCTTTACTGCCCGCAGCAGACGGAAGACTCCGCCTTGCTACAGAAGGGGGTCTCATTTTTTTCGATCCTAAAGAAGAACTCTTTAGAACAATTCAAGAAGCCGCCCAAAGTACAAACAGCCGCAGCAATAATTATATTGCCGCGATGCTAGAAGATGATCGCCAAATTCTTTGGCTGGCAACTCACGGCAACGGAATCGAAAAAATAAGACAAAACCCGTTTGTATGGTACGGAAGAAGCGCCTCTCCAGCTTTTCAGCTAAGCGACAATCACGTCAGATCCATCCTCACAGCTCCTGACGGTACCCTTTGGATCGGCACGCAAAATGGCCTAAACCATATCGACCAAGCGAAAAATCTCGTCCATTCTTTTTTTCATCAACAAGGCAATGCCAGCAGCCTGCCGCACAGCCAAGTTAATGCGATTGCCCAGGATAGCAGAGGCACGCTTTGGTTCGGCACGCCAGCAGGACTTTCCCGTCTCCAAAGCGACGGCGCTTTCGCTACCTTGCTGCATGATCCCTCCGTTTATAACACGCTGACGCATAACAATATCAGCACTCTTTATCCCGATCCTTCAGGAAAATTGTGGATCGGTACAATGGGTGGCGGACTTACTCTTTACGATCCTGCCAGCGGCCTTTTTACGCCTTATCGTTATAACCTTCACGACCCCAACAGCTTAAGCAACAATTATGTTCAGTCCCTCACACTTGATCGGCGTGGCATTTTATGGGTCGGAACCAGCGACGGACTGAATCGTTTTGATCGAAGCCGTGAAGAGTTTATCCGCTATAAACACGACTACCGCGACCCAAACAGCCTGAGCAACTCAAACATTACCGCCATTCACGAGGATAAGCTCGGCAATTTGTGGATTGCCACCTGGGGCGGCGGCTTAAACCGCTATGACCCAGCTAAAGACGGTTTTATCGCTTATCAGCAAAAAGATGGCCTTAGCAGCAATATTTTATTAGGCCTGCTGGAAGACCAACAAGGCGATCTTTGGTTAAGCAGTGATCGCGGTTTGACGAAATTCGATCCCGCCAATAACACTTATCACATTTTTACCGTTTCTGACGGTCTGCAAGGCAATGAATTTAACCTGGGCGCTTACAGGCAAAGTCAAAATGGCGATCTTTATTTCGGCGGCCAAAACGGTCTTAACCGATTTTCTCCTGAAACCATTCTCGAGAAAAAATTCACGCCGAAAGTTATCCTGACTCGCTTCAAGGTCTTTGACCATGAAATTCCGCTAGCGTTAAGCAGTACAGACCCCGTCA
Coding sequences within:
- a CDS encoding 6-phosphofructokinase; the encoded protein is MMGRALVAQGGGPTAVINQTLVGIIEEARRWPQITGIYGALHGVEGLIREELVDLSQVSSHNLAEVAATPSSALFSTRAKPDEEYCRKIYRVLKAHDIRYFFYIGGNDSSDTVRILSRQAQADGYEFRAIHVPKTIDNDLLVTDHTPGFGSAARFVAQAFAGMNLDMQAMPGVYIGVVMGRHAGFLTAAAAAAQRCAGDGPHLICLPEHVFTMEEFLDQVEAAYKEHGYCVAAVSEGIRDEAGQPILLQLMQDAERDAHGNVTLSGTGALGDLLAKAVKKRLAISRVRGDTFGYLQRSFLGCVSDTDAQEAREAGEKAVQFAVHSDADGSITLHRIGNYRIEYRLTPLDELAGKTKYMPEEFLLRDRFHVTEAFRRYLEPLLGTNVPEVAALQAPRVAKKLG
- a CDS encoding two-component regulator propeller domain-containing protein, which gives rise to MKTVFLKRCSIFLSFFFFFFLYATDKVFMQPASSLSESYISETLSSREGLSQNWITCLLKDRLSGLMWFGTLDGLYVYDAYSFHIYKYDRMTQTSLPRDAILSLHQDRNGTIWVGTSGGLARFNRITDNFTVWRHDPLDPSSLSNDAISVIYDDTQGNLWFGSQDGLNLMQPSSNQFIRFLHASDNLSTLSNNHITTIFQDSSGFLWIGTEDGLNLFHPDSSTFERYTAEYSRLLSASERKKVYSGLPQPHITALTEDRAGRLWLGTNRGLIEYQRAARLFVQYNQDSEQSGNLSSEMITALLPAADGRLRLATEGGLIFFDPKEELFRTIQEAAQSTNSRSNNYIAAMLEDDRQILWLATHGNGIEKIRQNPFVWYGRSASPAFQLSDNHVRSILTAPDGTLWIGTQNGLNHIDQAKNLVHSFFHQQGNASSLPHSQVNAIAQDSRGTLWFGTPAGLSRLQSDGAFATLLHDPSVYNTLTHNNISTLYPDPSGKLWIGTMGGGLTLYDPASGLFTPYRYNLHDPNSLSNNYVQSLTLDRRGILWVGTSDGLNRFDRSREEFIRYKHDYRDPNSLSNSNITAIHEDKLGNLWIATWGGGLNRYDPAKDGFIAYQQKDGLSSNILLGLLEDQQGDLWLSSDRGLTKFDPANNTYHIFTVSDGLQGNEFNLGAYRQSQNGDLYFGGQNGLNRFSPETILEKKFTPKVILTRFKVFDHEIPLALSSTDPVKIHLSYKDNYFSLEYAAIDYMSPEKIKYAYRLDGFDSDWVDAGTRRFASYTNLDGGSYTFRVKATDSDGVWTEEELKLQIFISTPPWKSWWAYSCYLLFSGSIIWLLMRYSSLRSAQKVEARSSAEIRKLWQAIEQSEHAILISDIHGKIEYVNHNFCQVSGYDLMQLKGELASRLQDLNIQGSTSFEKLWRPFWSLLNPPNEQRRELFLQRQNGLSYWGLIVISPIRNSLGETLSFLLTMGDITDLKSAEQKLSDTNEELSQTLAELRNTQTELLRQEKMAALGELVAGVAHEINTPVGVGITAVSFLSQQAEDFFRLFQTTALRKSDVEKFIETCQESSQIIHLNLVRAAELVKSFKQVAVDQTSEQERDFNLDEYLHSILLSLHPALKKTKITVTVDCPPALHLYSYPGVFSQIITNLISNSLLHAYQPDDSGTITLNVTADEVAHLLTLSYQDDGRGMTSEVLKRIFDPFFTTKRTSGTGLGMHIVHNLVVQKLHGRIDVSSHENKGFRCVIQIPLPPSDTQSR